One region of Culex pipiens pallens isolate TS chromosome 2, TS_CPP_V2, whole genome shotgun sequence genomic DNA includes:
- the LOC120421878 gene encoding ribosome biogenesis protein SPATA5L1 produces MPPEPIPINHPVTPDSGHLLRTPQICEISSSLLPGDASRIPVGSTVLCNYTSGRRFLAKWFPPGEDRFLRDAVCYVDESVELLRDIHETGRDDPGIDCLEVVDEPLCRFESVLLDVRLDCAKVDQELIRSRCDLVDLLKDLLVPYCFGENCTVALSDLENESYGIVGVTIRRAFGAGKFGQIQNETRVEIDRMLFHDSRGSKPLGGLEVPLEAVRVCLSEERNENVLLAGPPGSGKYSLVKKVAQEGNHPLFEIRGLDFIKSLPGETESELRKTFERLEQFTKLVDVPSKSILLVKDVDRLCPKVSNKRGEDVANISRISSQFTALLDKYHNQAGKMIVVGTTSSLENLDQRVRRPGRLGVEVFIRMASENDRRQIVEAVLQQSGATFKAEIIEEIIRRTPGYVGADLELLVHTLQRTRCRQPSLNIQQLLDESLKKIRPTALRNSIGLITGLKESLDTIGGMENLKKTLRVSILGPLQNPAAFRRFGMSPLKGILLYGPPGCAKTTIARCLAAESRMTFLSVSAAEIYSPYVGDAEKLITKLFNQARQSAPAVIFLDEIDSLVGNRGSQGVRGPNDVNIRVLSTLLIEMDGIGGSVQSSIATSEDSRNILVIAATNRPDMIDDALLRPGRLTKLIHVPAPDRVARLAILRKVSEKVPLDRDVDLEALADLTERYSGADLQNLCGQAALHAAALDEDAEKVRMEHFRHVLGESRPSLTSGQIEWYERFETRHRVL; encoded by the coding sequence ATGCCTCCGGAACCGATCCCCATCAACCACCCGGTCACGCCGGACAGTGGCCACCTACTACGAACGCCACAGATTTGTGAGATTTCCTCGAGTTTGCTTCCAGGGGATGCATCGCGGATTCCGGTGGGATCAACTGTTTTGTGCAATTACACTAGTGGTCGCCGTTTCCTGGCCAAGTGGTTCCCACCGGGGGAGGATCGATTCCTGCGGGATGCCGTTTGTTACGTGGATGAAAGTGTGGAACTACTAAGAGATATTCACGAAACCGGGCGCGACGATCCGGGGATCGATTGTTTAGAAGTGGTTGACGAACCGTTGTGTCGATTTGAGTCGGTGCTGCTCGATGTCCGGCTGGATTGCGCCAAGGTGGATCAGGAGCTGATTAGGTCACGTTGTGATTTGGTGGACTTGTTGAAGGATTTGCTGGTGCCGTACTGTTTTGGAGAGAATTGTACGGTCGCGTTGAGCGATTTGGAGAACGAAAGCTACGGAATTGTCGGAGTGACCATTCGGCGGGCGTTTGGGGCCGGGAAGTTTGGACAAATTCAGAACGAGACTCGCGTCGAGATTGATCGGATGCTGTTTCACGATTCGAGAGGGTCGAAACCGCTTGGAGGGTTGGAGGTACCGTTGGAAgctgtgcgagtttgtttgagTGAAGAAAGGAATGAAAATGTTCTGCTGGCAGGACCTCCTGGTTCTGGGAAGTACTCCCTGGTGAAGAAGGTCGCTCAGGAAGGTAATCACCCTTTGTTCGAGATAAGAGGGTTGGATTTCATCAAGTCACTTCCGGGAGAAACGGAGTCGGAGTTGAGGAAAACCTTTGAACGGTTAGAGCAATTTACGAAGCTGGTAGATGTCCCCAGCAAATCGATTCTTTTGGTGAAAGACGTGGACAGGTTGTGTCCCAAGGTGAGCAACAAAAGGGGTGAAGATGTGGCCAACATTTCCCGGATTTCGTCACAGTTTACTGCACTTTTGGACAAGTACCACAATCAGGCGGGGAAGATGATCGTCGTTGGAACAACGTCAAGTCTGGAAAACCTTGACCAGCGTGTTCGACGTCCCGGTCGCTTGGGAGTTGAGGTCTTTATTCGAATGGCCTCGGAGAATGACCGAAGGCAGATTGTGGAAGCTGTTCTGCAGCAAAGCGGAGCCACGTTCAAAGCAGAGATCATAGAAGAAATCATCAGACGAACTCCCGGTTACGTCGGAGCCGACTTGGAGTTACTTGTCCATACCTTGCAGCGGACACGCTGCCGGCAACCTTCACTAAACATCCAACAGCTGCTGGACGAGTCGCTGAAAAAGATTCGACCAACGGCGCTGCGGAACTCGATTGGTCTCATCACCGGCCTTAAAGAATCCTTGGACACCATCGGTGGAATGGAAAACCTCAAGAAGACGCTAAGAGTGTCCATCCTAGGACCCCTGCAGAACCCAGCAGCCTTCCGTCGGTTCGGGATGTCCCCCCTAAAAGGCATTCTCCTGTACGGACCACCCGGTTGCGCCAAGACCACAATCGCCCGCTGTCTCGCTGCAGAATCCCGCATGACCTTCCTCTCGGTATCCGCCGCGGAAATCTACTCCCCGTACGTCGGCGACGCCGAAAAACTCATCACCAAACTCTTCAACCAGGCCCGCCAGTCCGCCCCGGCCGTAATCTTCCTCGACGAAATCGATTCCCTCGTGGGAAATCGCGGCTCGCAAGGAGTTCGCGGCCCAAACGACGTCAACATCCGCGTACTCTCCACCCTGCTCATCGAAATGGACGGCATCGGTGGCAGCGTCCAGTCCAGCATCGCCACCAGCGAAGACTCGCGCAACATCCTGGTCATCGCGGCCACCAACCGGCCGGACATGATCGACGATGCGCTGCTGAGGCCGGGACGGCTGACCAAACTGATTCACGTTCCGGCGCCGGATCGCGTCGCGCGGTTGGCTATATTGCGCAAAGTTTCCGAAAAGGTTCCCCTGGATCGAGATGTGGACTTGGAAGCGTTGGCTGACCTGACGGAGCGCTATTCTGGGGCGGATTTGCAGAATTTGTGCGGACAGGCGGCACTGCATGCGGCAGCGCTAGATGAAGACGCGGAGAAGGTGCGGATGGAGCACTTTAGACACGTGCTGGGGGAGAGTCGCCCCTCGTTGACGAGCGGTCAGATTGAGTGGTATGAGCGGTTCGAGACGAGGCATCGTGTTTTGTGA
- the LOC120421857 gene encoding phosphatidylinositol phosphatase PTPRQ yields the protein MITEQSATKLVLLILVISGGTAQDDYNVGTTDVAVSTVSSEGNDAVISTSEITTTDGTTATDADEYWNSISTTTTEDLTTLLPTTEEETPAPTSTSAISKCPFTAESPFFINVTYPSSDTANIRWTLLPEIEPCSPSVSLDSGALPQSLEPDGSFTVSGLAVCHLYRLQVKVEFDVGQSHQKQVLVQSGGWFELEISVRLGKVEWAYPEEGLRCVEGFVVKQEIPFRGIAEESEVVVASGLQQSCELLESVDKCSTRVITIVPLLLSGIRWKGYVKRVSVEVGAVENVEVENKLGRKVTLSWQKPSLNGDCVKEYNVTYAEMTLQVPVETTSYEFTDLDACRSYNFVIAAIDTENEEKSKVEQNVTILEEAIEEVVSLRVLESSESGKKVQARWGLPTVSPYCVDLYEVEEVSSIGAGIETYRVNENEIYLKTDDACSLSSISVTPLSLNGLRGRKAVLILIEPVQELQAEQLTATSVNITWKPPPILPSCVTRYMVYRSLLSDALVNVTSPYAEIDNLKTCKSYTFEVIPTNHYLTKYPTTNVTIIPEEHITQVQGFAQQQTWFEWTLPAKGAACVAKFLITRTVDDSTLTNATIEVAPSKQDPPLYRYLRDPADPCAASIKTVITPISVGGIVGDQFETVMYPPVVGNVQNIRVDISVERQLTVSWDKPDLNPECVSHYQVDFDGRTMNITDTTLTITELNACVMYRFVVTAVSQAGISSAGVAINATVKEEPISSVVDLKLVETEGHWLSAEWKPPENGSHCVAKYRVQAWVALNGVDREEYYNVTGNLYVTFGPVYACASYGLQVIPESLTGTEDGLNAIEMIHTAERVIMYYHIDTVRMRNQLAHSLELYTRLSNETNNLCQLTMVRFTCRSDRVPEGEPVITVTGEASITGIPDPTVTFSSEVSPLTPFNEYNCTARVQNVAGWSEESASVPFTTDEYFPEQPQRLQLSRGNRRIELRWNAPLVKNGIITWYRVHIRSVGEKYPIPTYCPEVPQYNETINLSGNDEDANARVANWNDEELNHTIVNLQPYTDYVVQVAAGTKAGLGPYTEMVSTSTLPEVSDPVYAFSEYNVTLPKVDEPYNSSVYLSWSPPCHLNGRLRSFSGQLIGVRAGVELTLDWEKTIEPGEELADKYTHVDARLEPEYVYNMSLVVFVEDVDNHSSPLFLEFRAPAGIPEFREDVSWGSVNVMGAPNPTHTAKISLSEIIFDSEVGNIKYVALLLSERHCQADPERKRALSGEWPDMASWADVYHLECSPQYQTTPKLWDPIAARRYFGRSDEQIMFVIGSETCDDGREYCNGPLKPGTEYALIVRIFTDSGFSDSPIQYFQTDSLIQLMLIVLTIFGCLLVAFILGLVIFIRTQKLLAITQAASRSPNEEPSDIPLKSFSGIYEELIQSNREKITKEYQAINYFSEQLVNETVTFFVAKENDRKNRYLGILPYDGNRVPLEFDDAIGDEDEEVNDYINASFIDGYKYQREYIATQGPKKETSFDFWRMILQYEVESIVMLTQTVENDRIKCYQYFPRYQQSMAFRDITVKCTQEMNLTFYQKRLMMVTRGNQSKAVFHYHFLVWPDHGCPASPAELIKFIKIVRTERKNLAIPAVVHCSAGVGRTGTLIALDIILQRIQQEKKINIYDTVKQLRRQRVKMVQTSEQYAFLYQSCLEYTNRSSRKKPKTSTDESSTGTRSSQQYRANGTAKNGRRFNIKFPKYVHGGIANVKSYPPDDVESHT from the exons ATGATTACCGAGCAGAGTGCGACGAAGCTGGTGCTGTTGATCTTGGTGATTAGTGGTGGGACTGCTCAAGACGATTACAATGTTGGAACAACGGACGTTGCGGTTTCGACCGTTAGCAGTGAGGGGAACGATGCTGTGATATCGACTAGTGAAATTACAACGACAGATGGAACAACTGCGACTGATGCGGATGAGTACTGGAATAGTATATCAACAA CCACCACCGAAGATTTAACCACGCTTCTACCAACCACCGAAGAAGAAACACCAGCCCCAACTTCAACCTCCGCCATATCCAAATGCCCCTTTACCGCCGAGTCACCCTTTTTCATCAACGTCACGTATCCTTCCAGCGATACCGCCAACATCCGGTGGACACTACTTCCAGAAATTGAACCATGCTCACCTTCGGTATCGCTAGACAGTGGAGCCCTGCCGCAGTCACTGGAACCAGATGGATCGTTTACGGTGTCCGGGTTGGCCGTGTGTCACCTGTACCGGCTTCAGGTGAAGGTTGAGTTCGACGTTGGTCAGAGTCATCAGAAGCAGGTGCTGGTTCAGAGTGGGGGTTGGTTTGAGTTGGAGATCTCCGTACGTTTGGGGAAGGTTGAGTGGGCCTATCCGGAAGAGGGGTTGAGATGTGTTGAGGGGTTTGTGGTTAAGCAGGAGATTCCTTTCCGGGGAATCGCTGAGGAGAGTGAGGTTGTGGTGGCGAGTGGATTACAGCAATCTTGTGAACTGTTGGAGTCGGTGGATAAGTGTTCTACGAGGGTTATCACCATCGTGCCGTTGCTTCTTTCTGGGATTAGGTGGAAAGGTTACGTGAAAAGAGTTTCTGTGGAAGTTGGTGCAGTGGAGAACGTTGAGGTTGAAAACAAATTAGGAAGAAAAGTGACCTTAAGTTGGCAGAAGCCTTCGTTGAACGGTGACTGTGTTAAGGAATATAACGTTACTTACGCGGAAATGACGTTACAAGTGCCTGTTGAAACCACGAGTTACGAGTTCACCGACCTGGATGCGTGTCGATCGTATAATTTTGTAATTGCCGCAATCGATACGGAGAACGAGGAGAAATCGAAAGTGGAGCAAAACGTAACGATTCTTGAGGAAGCAATTGAGGAGGTTGTAAGTTTGCGGGTACTTGAGAGTTCAGAGTCTGGGAAGAAGGTGCAAGCAAGGTGGGGTCTACCGACGGTGTCGCCGTATTGCGTAGATTTGTACGAGGTTGAAGAGGTTTCCAGTATTGGCGCTGGTATTGAGACGTACAGGGTGAATG AAAACGAGATTTATCTGAAAACTGACGACGCTTGTAGTTTGTCATCGATAAGCGTTACTCCGCTATCGTTGAATGGACTTCGCGGACGCAAAGCAGTGCTGATTTTGATAGAACCTGTCCAGGAGTTGCAAGCTGAACAGCTGACCGCTACTTCGGTCAACATAACCTGGAAACCTCCGCCAATTCTACCAAGCTGTGTCACTCGCTACATGGTGTACAGATCGCTGCTTTCTGATGCTCTGGTCAACGTTACTTCCCCTTACGCAGAAATTGACAACCTGAAGACATGCAAGAGCTACACATTCGAAGTAATTCCCACGAACCATTACCTCACCAAGTACCCTACCACAAATGTGACGATCATTCCCGAAGAGCACATCACCCAAGTCCAGGGCTTCGCCCAGCAGCAAACCTGGTTCGAGTGGACTCTTCCGGCCAAAGGCGCCGCTTGCGTGGCAAAATTCCTGATCACCAGAACGGTAGACGACTCGACCTTGACGAACGCCACGATCGAGGTCGCTCCGTCGAAGCAGGATCCTCCCCTGTACCGCTACCTGCGCGATCCCGCCGATCCTTGCGCGGCAAGCATCAAGACCGTGATCACTCCGATTTCGGTTGGTGGGATCGTCGGGGATCAGTTCGAGACGGTGATGTACCCGCCGGTGGTCGGTAACGTGCAGAACATTCGCGTTGATATCTCCGTCGAGCGGCAGCTCACGGTCAGCTGGGACAAGCCGGACTTGAACCCGGAATGCGTCAGCCACTACCAGGTTGACTTTGATGGTAGAACTATGAACATCACGGACACCACGCTCACCATTACCGAGCTCAACGCGTGCGTTATGTATCGGTTTGTGGTGACGGCGGTCAGTCAGGCCGGGATCAGTTCGGCGGGAGTTGCGATCAATGCGACGGTGAAGGAGGAACCGATCAGCAGTGTGGTGGATTTGAAGCTGGTGGAGACGGAGGGTCACTGGCTGTCTGCGGAGTGGAAACCGCCGGAGAACGGGTCGCACTGTGTGGCCAAGTACCGGGTGCAGGCCTGGGTAGCGCTCAACGGGGTTGACAGGGAGGAGTACTACAATGTGACGGGGAACTTGTACGTGACGTTTGGACCGGTGTACGCTTGTGCGTCGTACGGGTTGCAGGTGATTCCGGAGTCTTTGACGGGCACGGAGGACGGACTAAATGCGATCGAGATGATCCATACGGCGGAGAGAG TCATAATGTACTACCACATCGACACGGTTCGAATGCGAAATCAACTGGCGCACAGCTTGGAGCTGTACACCAGGTTGTCCAACGAGACGAACAACCTGTGCCAGCTGACGATGGTGCGCTTCACGTGTCGTTCGGATCGAGTCCCGGAAGGCGAACCCGTTATTACG GTCACCGGAGAAGCCTCGATCACCGGAATACCCGACCCAACGGTAACCTTCTCCAGCGAGGTGAGCCCGCTAACCCCTTTCAACGAGTACAACTGCACGGCTCGCGTCCAGAACGTTGCCGGCTGGTCGGAGGAATCGGCTTCGGTGCCGTTCACCACCGATGAGTACT TTCCAGAGCAACCCCAGCGACTGCAGCTAAGTCGCGGCAATCGTCGGATCGAGCTCCGTTGGAACGCTCCACTCGTCAAGAACGGGATCATCACCTGGTACCGGGTGCACATTCGATCTGTGGGCGAAAAGTACCCCATTCCGACGTACTGCCCGGAGGTTCCGCAGTACAACGAGACGATCAACCTGAGCGGGAACGATGAGGATGCGAACGCTCGGGTGGCGAACTGGAACGACGAGGAGTTGAACCATACGATCGTGAACTTGCAACCGTACACGGACTATGTGGTGCAGGTTGCGGCGGGGACTAAGGCGGGGTTGGGGCCGTACACGGAGATGGTGTCTACGTCGACGTTGCCGGAGG TTTCCGATCCCGTTTATGCGTTTTCCGAGTACAACGTTACGCTACCGAAGGTCGACGAACCGTACAACTCTTCCGTCTATCTTTCGTGGAGTCCTCCGTGCCACCTAAACGGGCGTCTTCGCAGCTTCAGCGGACAGTTGATCGGCGTACGAGCGGGCGTTGAACTGACCCTAGACTGGGAGAAAACGATCGAGCCGGGGGAGGAACTTGCCGACAAGTACACCCACGTGGACGCCCGGCTGGAGCCGGAGTACGTCTACAACATGTCGCTGGTGGTGTTCGTGGAGGACGTGGACAATCACAGTTCGCCGCTGTTCTTGGAGTTTCGAGCACCTGCTGGAA TCCCCGAGTTCAGGGAGGACGTCAGCTGGGGTTCGGTGAACGTGATGGGCGCTCCCAACCCAACGCACACCGCCAAGATCAGCCTGTCGGAGATCATCTTCGACTCGGAGGTGGGTAACATCAAGTACGTGGCGTTGCTCCTGTCCGAGCGTCACTGCCAGGCTGATCCGGAGCGGAAGCGTGCGCTGTCGGGAGAGTGGCCCGATATGGCCTCGTGGGCCGATGTGTACCATCTGGAGTGTTCGCCGCAGTACCAGACCACGCCGAAGCTGTGGGATCCGATCGCGGCGAGGCGGTACTTTGGGCGAAGTGACGAGCAGATCATGTTTGTGATTGGTAGTGAGACGTGTGACGATGGGCGGGAGTATTGTAACGGGCCGTTGAAGCCGGGCACGGAGTACGCGTTGATCGTGAGGATCTTCACGGATAGTGGGTTCAGCGATTCGCCGATTCAGTATTTTCAGACGG ACTCTCTTATCCAGCTCATGTTGATCGTACTTACCATATTCGGCTGCCTGCTCGTCGCCTTCATCCTAGGCCTCGTAATCTTCATCCGAACGCAAAAATTACTAGCAATAACTCAGGCAGCGTCACGATCACCCAACGAAGAACCCTCGGACATTCCGCTGAAGAGCTTCTCCGGCATCTACGAAGAGCTGATTCAATCCAACAGGGAGAAGATCACCAAGGAGTATCAAGCGATCAACTACTTTTCGGAGCAGCTGGTCAACGAAACGGTCACCTTCTTCGTAGCAAAAGAAAACGATCGCAAGAATCGCTACCTCGGTATCCTCCCCTACGACGGCAACCGGGTTCCGCTGGAGTTTGACGATGCGATCGGCGACGAGGACGAGGAGGTGAACGACTACATCAACGCGTCCTTCATCGACGGGTACAAGTACCAGCGGGAGTACATCGCCACGCAGGGACCGAAGAAGGAGACGAGCTTCGACTTTTGGCGCATGATCCTGCAGTACGAGGTCGAGTCGATCGTGATGCTGACGCAGACGGTGGAGAACGATCGGATCAAGTGCTACCAGTACTTCCCGCGGTATCAACAGTCGATGGCGTTCCGGGATATCACGGTGAAGTGCACGCAGGAGATGAACCTGACCTTCTACCAGAAGCGACTGATGATGGTTACGAGGGGTAACCAGAGCAAGGCCGTGTTCCACTATCACTTCTTGGTGTGGCCAGATCACGGGTGTCCCGCGAGTCCGGCGGAACTGATCAAGTTTATCAAGATAGTTCGGACGGAGCGGAAAAATCTCGCGATCCCGGCGGTTGTCCACTGCAG TGCCGGCGTTGGTCGAACGGGAACGTTGATCGCGCTGGACATCATCCTGCAGCGGATCCAACAGGAGAAGAAGATCAACATCTACGATACGGTGAAGCAGCTGCGCCGACAGCGTGTCAAAATGGTGCAGACCAGCGAGCAGTACGCGTTCCTGTACCAGAGCTGCCTCGAGTACACGAACCGGAGCAGTCGCAAGA AGCCGAAAACCAGCACCGATGAGAGCAGCACCGGAACGCGAAGCAGTCAGCAGTACCGGGCCAACGGAACGGCGAAGAACGGGCGGAGGTTCAACATCAAGTTTCCCAAGTACGTGCACGGTGGGATTGCGAACGTGAAGAGTTACCCGCCGGACGATGTCGAGAGTCATACGTGA